Sequence from the Brevundimonas sp. SGAir0440 genome:
AAGCGTGATTTTCAGAGGCTGGCCAGACCGGTCGGTGCCGTCAAGGACCCAGTTGACACCGCTCATGACCGCATGGCGCTGGCCAGTATTCCGCAAACGAACCTTGACGACAGGCACTGGAGATGCGTCCACGGCCGGAGTCGGCGTGGCGGGGGTGCCAGTGATAGCTTCGATCGACGTCTGCGTCGTGGCGGGCACTGCCGGCTGCTTAATTTCCGCGGCCTCAACCGAGACGACCTGCACGCTGGATTCCGTGTTGGGCGGCGCCACGATGATCAGCGTCTTCATATGATACACGACCTGAACCGCAGCGCTTCCCAGGTCGGTTGATCGGGACTCGAAGTCGACGGGGAGCTGTCTGATCTCCATGTAATAAGCCATCGAGGCAGAGGCCGCTGGATCGCCGATCCACTGAGCTCGGATGATTTGTCGAGCACCGGGTGCCGCAACCCCTTGCGGCGGGAAAACTAGGAAGTCTTCGTCAGCCGGGGTCTCGGTGATCGTCCCGTCAGCATTGAAGGTTATGCGCGTGATGCTGGTTTCATACGGTAGAGGCGTTGACGCGATATTCTGCACTTCAATACGGGCCGACGCGCCAGCACCAAGAGTGCTGATTTCGCTGACCATAGGCGATACTCTCATAGCCCACGCACTGCCGGCCAAGGCACAAAAGATGGCCACCAACATCATCAAGCCGATAGGCAAAAATCTGAACCGGAGCGAAACTGACATGCGTGCT
This genomic interval carries:
- a CDS encoding molecular chaperone, giving the protein MVSEISTLGAGASARIEVQNIASTPLPYETSITRITFNADGTITETPADEDFLVFPPQGVAAPGARQIIRAQWIGDPAASASMAYYMEIRQLPVDFESRSTDLGSAAVQVVYHMKTLIIVAPPNTESSVQVVSVEAAEIKQPAVPATTQTSIEAITGTPATPTPAVDASPVPVVKVRLRNTGQRHAVMSGVNWVLDGTDRSGQPLKITLSAGQISGAVGVGYVPPQGGERVLTVPTGQAFGDGPIKLSFAG